A DNA window from Nerophis lumbriciformis linkage group LG33, RoL_Nlum_v2.1, whole genome shotgun sequence contains the following coding sequences:
- the elovl7a gene encoding elongation of very long chain fatty acids protein 7a, whose product MELNNIKSSAELMYDSFIQNADSRTGNWLLMSSPVPQTVIIMAYIYFVMSLGPRFMENRKAFDLRGVLVAYNFGVVALSLYMCYEFIMSGWGTGYSFRCDLVDYSNSPQAVRMAATCWLYYFSKFIEMLDTIFFVLRKKNNQVTFLHVYHHSIMPFTWWFGVRFAGGGMGTFHALLNCVVHVIMYSYYGLTAMGPNYQKYLWWKKYLTTIQLIQFVMVTSHISQYFFMRDCPYQFPIFVYIIGVYGLIFLFLFLNFWYHAYTKGKRLPKVLQAQTWAHHSNGVMNGNANHEKDE is encoded by the exons ATGGAGCTGAATAATATAAAGTCTTCAGCTGAACTCATGTATGATAGCTTCATCCAAAATGCAG ACTCTCGGACTGGAAACTGGCTGCTCATGTCGTCTCCCGTACCCCAGACCGTCATCATCATGGCGTACATTTACTTTGTCATGTCGCTGGGGCCTCGCTTCATGGAGAATCGCAAAGCCTTTGACCTCAGGGGAGTTTTGGTGGCTTATAACTTCGGCGTGGTGGCGCTGTCGCTCTACATGTGCTATGAG TTTATCATGTCAGGATGGGGAACAGGATACTCCTTTCGCTGCGACCTGGTCGACTACTCCAACTCACCACAAGCTGTCAGG ATGGCGGCAACGTGCTGGCTTTACTACTTCTCTAAGTTCATTGAGATGTTGGACACA attTTCTTTGTGCtaagaaagaaaaacaaccaGGTGACCTTTCTTCATGTGTACCATCACTCCATCATGCCTTTTACCTGGTGGTTTGGGGTGCGCTTTGCCGGAG gtggtATGGGGACATTCCACGCTCTTCTCAACTGTGTTGTCCATGTAATCATGTACTCCTACTACGGTCTGACCGCTATGGGCCCCAACTACCAGAAGTACCTGTGGTGGAAGAAGTACCTTACCACCATTCAGCTG ATCCAGTTTGTGATGGTGACCAGCCACATCTCCCAGTATTTCTTCATGCGAGACTGCCCTTACCAGTTCCccatttttgtttacatcatCGGCGTGTACGGCCtcatcttcctcttcctcttcctcaacTTCTGGTACCATGCCTACACCAAAGGCAAAAGGCTGCCCAAGGTCCTGCAGGCTCAGACCTGGGCACATCACAGCAATGGCGTCATGAACGGGAACGCCAACCACGAGAAAGATGAGTGA